The DNA segment ATTAAAGGTTTCGCTGTGACACTGTCGATTGGTATCTTGACTTCAATGTTTACTGCAATCGTAGGCACACGTTGTGTGGTTAACCTACTTTACGGTGGTAAGCGCATCGATAAACTGTCGATCTAAGGCTAGGAATTAGTATGTTTCAGATTCTAAAAGCAGACAAAACGATCGACTTTATGCGTTGGTCGAAGATGGCGTTTATGTTCTCAATCTTAATGATTGGTGCAGCAATTTTTACGCTATCAACGAAATGGTTAAACTGGGGCCTCGACTTCACTGGCGGTACGCTAATTGAAGTAGGCTTTGAGCAACCAGCCGATCTTGAAGAGATCCGTGGAGCTCTTGAGGTTAAGGGCTTTGGTGATGCGACCGTTCAGAACTTTGGTTCAGCTCGTGAAGTGATGGTGCGCCTTCGTCCGCGTGACGATGTTTCTGGTGAAACGCTAGGCAACCAAATCTTAGCAGCGATTCAGACGGGTACTGGTAAAGACGTAGAGATGCGTCGTATTGAGTTCGTCGGTCCTAACGTGGGTGATGAACTAACAGAAGCGGGTGGTCTTGCGATCCTTGTTTCTCTTATCTGTATCTTGATCTACGTGTCAATGCGATTTGAGTGGCGTTTGGCGGCAGGTGCGGTAATGGCACTGGCACACGATGTTATCATTACGCTAGGTGTGTTTTCGTTGATGCAGATTGAGGTGGACTTGACCATCGTTGCAGCCTTGCTAACGGTTGTCGGTTACTCCCTCAACGATACCATTGTTGTATTTGACCGTATTCGTGAAAACTTCCGCAAGATGCGTAAGGGCGAGCCGGCTGAGGTCATCAACAACTCAATCACACAAACACTGAGTCGTACATTGATTACCTCTGGTACTACCTTGTTCGTAGTTATCGCTCTGTTTACTCAAGGCGGCGCGATGATCCATGGCTTTGCAACGGCATTGCTACTGGGTATCACGGTAGGTACTTACTCCTCTATCTATGTTGCTTCTGCACTGGCACTTAAACTAGGCGTTCAAAAAGAGCACCTAATGCCACCGCAAATCGACAAAGAAGGCGAAGAGTTCGACGAGATGCCATAACGCGTATTCTGTCTATTATCAAACCGCTGCAGGTTAATAACTACGGCGGTTTTTTCTATCTGGTGTACTATTGCTACAGGGACATTTGCAGTTAGGGACCCAGCTTGTCTGATATCAATTCCAGTCGTTTTTCTATTGCGACCTTAAATCTATTCAATTATCTCGCACCACCAAACGCCTATTACCAGTTCGATAATATCTACACCAGTGATGAATGGCAGGGCAAGCAGGCTTGGTTAGGGGCATATCTAAAACAGCTCAATTCAGACATGGTTGGCTTTCAAGAGGTGTTCAGCAGCGATGAGCTCAAACAGCAAACTCAGGCATTAGGCTATCGGTATTTTGCTTGTTTGGATGATCCTAAGGTAGAGTCCGATTACGTTTATTCTCAGCCTCCGGTTGCCTTTGCTTCGCGCTTTCCTATCATAAGCTCGACGAAGGTAGATAGCATCGCGTTGCGGAATATGAAAACTGGACGACAATTCAGTCGTACTCCACTGCATTGTGTCGTGCAAGTGCCTAACTTAGGTTTGGTCAATGTGCTTGTGGTGCATTTAAAGTCGCAGCGATCTTCGATTGAAGAGAGTGAGGAGATGAGCAGCGACCAACGTCATCAAGCGAGCGTACACGGTCGTTGGTTATCAACCGAGCAACGTGGCGGAGAGGCAGAGATGCTATCTCATTATGTGGGTCAACTGCGGAGAGAGCAGCGCAGGCCAACAATAGTAATGGGGGATTTCAATCATGATGTCTCTTCACAAGAGCTGCAGAGTCTGGCCAATAAAGGGAGTTTACAAAAGCTAACAGACAGTGTTTCTCTGCAACGATTCCCCTCTAATTCACGTCAAGCGACTCACTACTATGGTGAGAAAGGCAACGTTTTAGACTACATTCTCGTGTCATCCGATTTCACATCTGCGAGTGCGCAGCAAAGTGTTGAGGTTGATCGTGTGGATATATTCGATCAGCACTTGGTTTCTCCCTCATTTGAACATGATCGCTATGCTTCTGATCATGCCGCCGTCAAAGCCGTTTTTGATATTATAAGATAGCATTGAGCTCTTGCTGGGGTTTGGGTATAACGGTAAGAAAATCATGGATGAAGGTTTATTATGGAAATTACTGTACGCCCAACTCGAGCAAGTGATGCTGCTGCATTATGCGATATCTACGCACAACCAGAAGCACAACGACAAACCTTGCAGCTCCCTAAACCCTCTGTCGATATGTGGCAAAAACGTTTAGATTCAATGCCCGTTGGCGTCTATTCGTATGTGGCAGAAATTGATGGACGAGTGGTAGGGAATATTGGTTTTGAACACTCTCAACGTCCGAGAACGGCCCATTGTGCAAGTTTTGGTATCGGTGTTCACGATGATTTTCATGGGTTGGGGGTAGCAAGCCGCTTGATCGAAACCGTGATCGATCTTGCTGATAATTGGCTTCAGGTAAAACGCATTCAAATCGAAGTTAACTCTGATAATCACGTGGCGATTGCTTGCTACAAGAAGTTTGGTTTCGAAATTGAGGGCGAAGCCAAAATGTCCTGTTTTCGCGACGGTAAGTATGTAAGCACTTACTATATGGCACGCATTAAGTCTTAGTCGTTGAGTTGGTTTAAGGCGCGCTCTTTTAACTGCTCACTGTAAGCATTGATCTTCCAATGGTTCGGGCTCCAGCCTTTGACAAAGCGTTGGAAATCTGCCCACGCCATCGCAAACATAGGTCGCCAAGCTGTCTCTACTTCATCTGCGTTGAGCGTTGGTTGATAATGATTAAGGGCGTTTTTTAGGTAGGTAAAATATTCGTCCAAAATGGCACTTTCCAGATCAAAGCAATCTTCTGGACTCACAGCACTACTCATAAACAGCGCGACATCTTTCATCGCGCACCCTCTACCTACATATTGAAAATCAACGGCCGCCGCACGGTCACCCTCAGGTGTAAAACAGAAATTTGCCAGTTTAGCATCACCGTGTACCAAGGTTTGAAAAGGGACGCTCTTTAGCACTTGGTCTATGGTCTTAGCGGCTCGCTTAAGTTCAATGTCTTCGAGTGCGTGCAGCTCATCGGGCCGAGTCTCCAAATGCCAGTAGGTACCTGACTCCCAAAGTCCTCGCCCTTTGCAATCGATATATTTAGCATGAAAGTTTGCTAGCCAGTATAGACAGGCCGAGATTTGATTAGGTGTCGCTTGAGAAGTGGTTTGGCGATAACCATGAACGTTGAGATCCTCTATGACGATAAGCCACTGATTCGTTTGTATGTCACTGTGTAGTGAGAGAGGGATTGGACAACGTTTATCCCAGTGATTGCCGTAATCCTGATACCAAACACTTTCTACCTGATAGGAGTCGAGCTTGCGTTGGTGCCCAACAGGGTTGTTCCAACCTCTTGGATGAACTCTTTCCTCCGGCAGCACAACGTGCTTAATGATAAGTGTTGGTTGAGCTCGCCCTGATACATGTACTCTAACCAGCTCTCCATAGCCGCTCCATAGCGTTTGGATAAGCTCAATGCGATGGATAGAGGTCACTCCAATAGGTTCAAGCAGGGTTAGATAGTCAGTATTCATAGAGTGTTAAGGGCAAACAGAGCTCAAAGGCAAATTGATATTGTGGATTAGGATTATAGGACGAATCTGATTTGATTCACTAGGTGATTTTTACCGCTACATATGCAACAAGCGACTATGATAATGATGAGCTTTATTAAATACAGACAAGGAGAGGTCTATGAAGCGATGGGTCGTTTGTTTATTAGTCATGTCGAGTTTGAGCTATGCCTCTCCATGGGAGAGAGTAAGCACCCCAAGCACTGCGCCAGCACAGTCGGTTGGTCACTACGCTAATGGCTGCCTTATTGGAGGGGAAGCCTTGCCTCTGGATGGTGAGGGGTATCAAGTCTTACGCAGTCAAAATAGACGCAACTTCGCTCACCCCAGCGCTATTCGTTTTATAGAAAAACTCTCTCGTCAAACTTTTGCAACATCTCATCGTCGTCTGTTAGTAGCTGATATGTCGTTGCCGCGTGGTGGTCAGTTTTCGTCAGGACACACCAGTCATCAAACGGGCCTAGATATCGATATTTGGCTCCAGTTGGAAGCAACGCCTTGGACCAAAGAACAACTACAGAAACCTAAGCCACAAAGTTTGGTGGACCTAGATTATTACACGTTGAAAAAAGATCAGTGGCGACCGGAGCATTTTGAGCTTTTTAAGCTGACAGCCACTCAGCCAGATGTGGCGAGAATATTTGTTCACCCAGTGATCAAAAAGCAGCTTTGTGAGCTCGAAGAGGGTGATACGGTGTGGCTGCAAAAGGTACGGCCTTGGTGGGGACATCATTACCACATGCATGTGCGACTGCATTGCCCAGAAGGGAGTAAAGACTGTCGGGGTCAAAAGGCACCACCCAAAGGCGATGGATGTGGTAGCGAGTTAGCCAGTTGGTTCCCACGCTCTGTACCAGTAGAAAAACCGAAAAAAGCAGTGCAAACCAAACCTAAACCAAGACCGAAAAAGATCATGCCGCCACAATGTGAGCCTCTGATAGCACAGGTGTCAAACTAGTTTTTATTCAACGTGTTCAAATTAGAGACAATTTTTTGTTGGAGAAAATGATCATCATTTCCTATGGTTAAATGGAAGCAACACAACAGAACTTTGATCATTCACTGCTCAACTCTTTCTCTGCTGTATCAGTGTTCACTGACCGACGGCAGTCTATAACAACAAACCTTTTTATTGTGGCAAGGTAAGGAAGCAGGAGAACATCAAAGCGGAATAAGTGAGGAATTGTAGGTGAGAGAGGCTTACTCCCTTTAATTCAGTAACTTGAGGACACTCCCATGACAATGGTTTGCGCAAAAGAATTTGCTGAGTGGCTAAAAGCGAGATATGGCAGCGAGACAAAACCAATAACGATGTCCAGAAAGGACGTGAGTCATCTAACAGGCCGAACCCGTTTTACTATGGGGTTTGTTCATGATGTGCATTTTGAAATGATGCAGTATGGGTTTGCGTTTGTCACCGATATGGCGAGAGAAGATTTTTTCTTACTACCAATAGGTAATGCCGTCAATTGGAGGGATCAACTCGAACTCCAGTATGAGAAAGAGTTGTATTGCAATATTTTTCCGATTGCCAAGACAGCTCCAGGGCCATAAGCATTTAGCACAGCAGTAGCGACATTAAGCAATAGATAATCAGAAGCAAAAAAGCTCATCCCTATGGATGAGCTTTTTATTTCCAGCTAGTTAATCCGCTAATCCTTGAATAATGACAAACTTTTCAAGTAGTTGCTCGTCTGTCTCAACATGATTTGGATCGGTGATAATGCACTTAGTAATTGGGCATACCGACTGACATGTCGGTTTTT comes from the Vibrio astriarenae genome and includes:
- the secF gene encoding protein translocase subunit SecF, which codes for MFQILKADKTIDFMRWSKMAFMFSILMIGAAIFTLSTKWLNWGLDFTGGTLIEVGFEQPADLEEIRGALEVKGFGDATVQNFGSAREVMVRLRPRDDVSGETLGNQILAAIQTGTGKDVEMRRIEFVGPNVGDELTEAGGLAILVSLICILIYVSMRFEWRLAAGAVMALAHDVIITLGVFSLMQIEVDLTIVAALLTVVGYSLNDTIVVFDRIRENFRKMRKGEPAEVINNSITQTLSRTLITSGTTLFVVIALFTQGGAMIHGFATALLLGITVGTYSSIYVASALALKLGVQKEHLMPPQIDKEGEEFDEMP
- a CDS encoding endonuclease/exonuclease/phosphatase family protein, producing the protein MSDINSSRFSIATLNLFNYLAPPNAYYQFDNIYTSDEWQGKQAWLGAYLKQLNSDMVGFQEVFSSDELKQQTQALGYRYFACLDDPKVESDYVYSQPPVAFASRFPIISSTKVDSIALRNMKTGRQFSRTPLHCVVQVPNLGLVNVLVVHLKSQRSSIEESEEMSSDQRHQASVHGRWLSTEQRGGEAEMLSHYVGQLRREQRRPTIVMGDFNHDVSSQELQSLANKGSLQKLTDSVSLQRFPSNSRQATHYYGEKGNVLDYILVSSDFTSASAQQSVEVDRVDIFDQHLVSPSFEHDRYASDHAAVKAVFDIIR
- a CDS encoding GNAT family N-acetyltransferase; this translates as MEITVRPTRASDAAALCDIYAQPEAQRQTLQLPKPSVDMWQKRLDSMPVGVYSYVAEIDGRVVGNIGFEHSQRPRTAHCASFGIGVHDDFHGLGVASRLIETVIDLADNWLQVKRIQIEVNSDNHVAIACYKKFGFEIEGEAKMSCFRDGKYVSTYYMARIKS
- a CDS encoding phosphotransferase, whose amino-acid sequence is MNTDYLTLLEPIGVTSIHRIELIQTLWSGYGELVRVHVSGRAQPTLIIKHVVLPEERVHPRGWNNPVGHQRKLDSYQVESVWYQDYGNHWDKRCPIPLSLHSDIQTNQWLIVIEDLNVHGYRQTTSQATPNQISACLYWLANFHAKYIDCKGRGLWESGTYWHLETRPDELHALEDIELKRAAKTIDQVLKSVPFQTLVHGDAKLANFCFTPEGDRAAAVDFQYVGRGCAMKDVALFMSSAVSPEDCFDLESAILDEYFTYLKNALNHYQPTLNADEVETAWRPMFAMAWADFQRFVKGWSPNHWKINAYSEQLKERALNQLND
- the mepA gene encoding penicillin-insensitive murein endopeptidase, whose product is MKRWVVCLLVMSSLSYASPWERVSTPSTAPAQSVGHYANGCLIGGEALPLDGEGYQVLRSQNRRNFAHPSAIRFIEKLSRQTFATSHRRLLVADMSLPRGGQFSSGHTSHQTGLDIDIWLQLEATPWTKEQLQKPKPQSLVDLDYYTLKKDQWRPEHFELFKLTATQPDVARIFVHPVIKKQLCELEEGDTVWLQKVRPWWGHHYHMHVRLHCPEGSKDCRGQKAPPKGDGCGSELASWFPRSVPVEKPKKAVQTKPKPRPKKIMPPQCEPLIAQVSN